From a region of the Paenibacillus lutimineralis genome:
- a CDS encoding carbohydrate ABC transporter permease — MEESVISPGNMVKGPQKELKKVRRTSNWKKYMWGYLFLVPAIVIFIVFLWVPIFKGIVYSFYNVDFVKGNSFVGLDNYAKIFHNPDLWLSVKNTLYFMFLTLVIGFWVPIVAAIAISELKFFQGFARIAAYLPFVVPGVVLYGMWRWMYDPVGPINALLGLFGVEPISFISDGRFSMISIVFMETWQQFGSAMLIYLAGVLSIPRDWYEAAEIDGAGVWSRIKYITLPSMRSLIVLMLILQVIGTSQAYQSQLALLDGGPNKATLTYALFTVKYAFTQLDYGAGTALGVLMFIVLGILGVIQFKMNREDY; from the coding sequence ATGGAGGAATCGGTGATTTCACCAGGAAACATGGTCAAGGGGCCTCAGAAAGAGCTCAAAAAAGTACGAAGAACATCAAACTGGAAAAAGTACATGTGGGGGTATCTTTTTCTCGTTCCAGCTATCGTCATTTTTATCGTCTTTCTATGGGTTCCAATTTTCAAAGGGATCGTCTATAGCTTCTACAACGTCGATTTCGTAAAGGGCAACTCTTTTGTTGGATTGGATAACTATGCAAAAATATTTCATAACCCTGATTTATGGCTATCTGTTAAAAATACATTGTATTTTATGTTCCTTACGTTAGTCATCGGGTTCTGGGTGCCAATCGTGGCAGCGATAGCCATATCGGAGCTTAAGTTCTTCCAGGGCTTTGCTCGAATAGCCGCTTACTTGCCCTTCGTCGTTCCTGGCGTAGTGCTCTATGGCATGTGGAGATGGATGTACGATCCGGTCGGACCAATTAACGCCTTGCTTGGCTTGTTTGGCGTCGAGCCGATCTCGTTCATATCCGATGGACGCTTCTCGATGATCTCGATCGTCTTCATGGAGACATGGCAGCAGTTCGGTTCGGCAATGTTGATCTATCTGGCCGGGGTGCTGAGTATTCCGCGGGACTGGTACGAAGCAGCAGAAATTGACGGTGCCGGAGTTTGGAGTCGGATTAAATATATTACCCTCCCATCTATGCGCAGCTTGATTGTTCTGATGCTCATCCTGCAGGTTATCGGTACATCACAGGCTTACCAATCTCAATTGGCCTTGCTGGATGGCGGTCCGAACAAGGCTACGTTGACCTATGCGCTCTTCACGGTGAAATATGCTTTCACCCAGTTGGATTATGGGGCAGGCACAGCGCTAGGCGTACTAATGTTTATCGTCTTGGGTATCCTTGGCGTCATTCAATTCAAGATGAACAGGGAGGATTACTAA
- a CDS encoding carbohydrate ABC transporter permease has protein sequence MERGILSPSDLKKPVNKIVYGIMVLGIAIMAVTMLYPILMTMFNGLKSNPEINTFPPKFFPTTWHWENFSKGWNYIALPVFLKNTVFIFLGNLLMTIMVLGLAAFSISRIRVPYSRVIYFFILLTLFIPATSYMIPNFVNLKQLGLLNSYWAFWLPAGANAYYFLLMKNFFDGIHPEIFEAARIDGASELTSYLRIAIPLSVPIFATLSIFIFSTAWNDWFWPSLVMHTEDKYTLATAIYKYVINARSLDSSIKFSILFMVMIPPIFVFLGFQKFIVRSVSLTAVKG, from the coding sequence ATGGAAAGAGGCATTCTGTCACCATCGGATTTGAAGAAGCCGGTGAATAAGATCGTCTATGGAATCATGGTTCTGGGTATTGCCATTATGGCCGTTACGATGCTATATCCCATTCTCATGACGATGTTCAACGGACTTAAGAGCAATCCTGAGATCAATACCTTTCCGCCGAAGTTCTTCCCGACAACCTGGCATTGGGAGAATTTCTCCAAAGGTTGGAACTACATTGCTTTACCGGTATTTTTGAAGAATACAGTGTTCATTTTTCTCGGGAATCTGCTCATGACGATTATGGTACTCGGTCTGGCAGCATTCAGCATATCGCGAATTCGCGTTCCGTATAGCCGGGTAATCTATTTCTTCATCCTGCTTACCTTGTTCATACCAGCAACAAGCTATATGATTCCTAACTTCGTGAATCTGAAGCAGCTCGGACTGCTCAACTCTTACTGGGCTTTCTGGCTGCCTGCGGGAGCGAATGCATACTACTTCCTGCTAATGAAGAATTTCTTCGACGGCATTCATCCGGAAATCTTTGAAGCGGCGCGGATTGACGGTGCTTCGGAGCTGACGAGCTATCTACGAATAGCTATTCCGTTGTCCGTCCCGATCTTTGCCACATTGTCGATCTTTATTTTCTCTACTGCATGGAACGACTGGTTCTGGCCATCGCTAGTTATGCATACGGAGGATAAATACACCTTGGCCACTGCGATATATAAGTATGTCATTAATGCGCGGAGCTTGGACAGCAGTATCAAGTTCTCGATTCTGTTCATGGTTATGATTCCGCCGATCTTCGTGTTTTTGGGATTCCAGAAGTTTATCGTGCGCAGCGTCAGCCTGACTGCCGTCAAAGGGTAA
- a CDS encoding ABC transporter substrate-binding protein, with amino-acid sequence MRKFSAVLMCLMLLGSLLAACGGKNNASDQANNGGANTPSNTGGTNTATDEPKDDITQRKVTLKIHYPLPDETTLRAQEDDKIARFQAMYPNVTITKDDWQYDINEIGVKMASNEAPTFYNTWATEANFLVERGWVADITDLWNNWEYKDEINPVIQNQFIVDGKVFGITQNGYITSTVVNKKILDDKGAAIPALDWTWDDMYNTAKAVADPKKGISGIAPMGKGNEAGWNWTNFLFEAGGDIENNVDGKVTAVFNTDAGVKALDFYKKLKWEANAIPQDWALGWGDAISSFQQGRTGMVIAGAFDVVQAALNEGGMKPEDVLVYPMPAAEAGGKHYGILGGNYLVINPNATKDEQEMAFRYITFDYFSDGSLKAVEDTINARKAEGKYYVPTPLEYFKDDSEYAGKIQAIYDKYDNVYKYDPNLFSLLEGKPEAQFGTQDYYATMSNVVQESFSKKDTDSKKQLDVAAQYVQENYFDKIEAK; translated from the coding sequence ATGCGTAAGTTCTCAGCAGTACTGATGTGCTTAATGCTGCTAGGTTCACTGCTCGCAGCGTGCGGCGGAAAGAACAATGCAAGCGACCAGGCTAATAACGGAGGAGCAAATACTCCAAGCAATACCGGTGGTACTAACACAGCGACCGATGAGCCGAAGGATGACATTACACAGAGGAAAGTAACGCTGAAAATTCACTATCCACTGCCGGATGAAACGACGCTTCGTGCGCAAGAAGACGATAAGATTGCCCGCTTCCAAGCGATGTATCCGAATGTCACGATTACTAAGGATGACTGGCAATACGATATTAACGAAATCGGCGTAAAAATGGCTTCCAACGAAGCCCCAACCTTCTACAACACTTGGGCTACGGAAGCGAACTTTCTGGTAGAACGCGGCTGGGTCGCTGATATTACGGACCTTTGGAACAATTGGGAGTACAAAGACGAGATTAACCCTGTAATACAAAATCAGTTCATCGTGGATGGCAAGGTATTTGGTATTACACAGAACGGTTACATTACCTCCACAGTAGTGAACAAGAAGATTTTGGACGATAAAGGAGCTGCCATTCCTGCCCTCGATTGGACTTGGGATGATATGTACAATACAGCCAAAGCGGTTGCCGATCCGAAGAAAGGGATCTCAGGCATTGCTCCAATGGGTAAAGGCAATGAAGCTGGATGGAACTGGACGAATTTCTTGTTTGAGGCCGGCGGGGATATCGAGAACAACGTAGATGGCAAAGTAACGGCTGTATTTAACACCGATGCAGGTGTCAAAGCCCTTGATTTTTATAAGAAGCTGAAATGGGAAGCTAATGCGATTCCGCAGGACTGGGCTCTCGGCTGGGGCGATGCAATAAGCTCGTTCCAACAAGGACGTACAGGAATGGTTATTGCTGGTGCATTTGACGTCGTTCAAGCTGCTCTGAACGAAGGTGGCATGAAGCCTGAGGATGTTCTCGTCTATCCGATGCCGGCTGCTGAGGCGGGCGGCAAACACTACGGAATTCTAGGCGGCAACTATCTGGTCATTAACCCGAACGCAACGAAGGATGAGCAAGAGATGGCTTTCCGCTATATTACGTTTGATTATTTCTCAGATGGCTCTTTGAAGGCTGTTGAAGATACGATTAATGCTCGCAAAGCAGAAGGCAAGTATTATGTTCCTACGCCACTTGAGTACTTCAAGGATGATTCCGAGTATGCAGGCAAGATCCAAGCGATTTATGACAAGTACGATAACGTGTACAAATACGATCCAAACCTGTTCTCCTTGCTGGAGGGCAAACCAGAAGCTCAATTCGGCACACAGGACTACTATGCAACGATGTCCAACGTAGTACAGGAATCGTTCTCGAAGAAGGATACGGATTCGAAGAAACAACTTGATGTGGCTGCACAGTACGTGCAGGAGAATTACTTTGATAAGATTGAAGCGAAATAA
- a CDS encoding glutamate-1-semialdehyde 2,1-aminomutase produces the protein MNRKQSEVLYEEALQHIVGGVNSPSRSFKAVGGGAPVFMKKAEGAYFWDVDGNRYVDYLAAYGPIITGHAHPHVTKAITEAAANGTLYGTPTELEIQLAVMLKEAIPSMDKVRFVNSGTEAVMTTIRVARAYTGRNKIIKFAGCYHGHSDLVLVAAGSGPSTLGIPDSAGIPTSIAHEVITVPFNDTTGLQEALEKWGDDVAAVMIEPIVGNFGMVMPKPGFLEDVCRLTHEYGALVIYDEVITAFRFHYGSAQTYAGLDNHDAIKPDLTALGKIIGGGLPIGAYGGSKEIMEKVAPLGPAYQAGTMAGNPASISAGIACLEVLQDPKVYEEMNRLTVKLTDGLAESAKRHGVPLTINRIRGSFSTHFCDHPVTNYDEAQDTDGEAFAAFFRAMLNRGVNLAPSKFEAWFLTTAHTEADIDFTLEAAEASFKEISGK, from the coding sequence ATGAATAGGAAGCAATCCGAAGTACTATATGAAGAAGCACTTCAACATATCGTAGGCGGCGTCAACAGCCCCTCCCGCTCGTTCAAAGCGGTTGGGGGCGGGGCGCCTGTCTTTATGAAGAAGGCCGAAGGCGCCTACTTCTGGGACGTCGATGGCAACCGTTATGTCGACTACCTGGCCGCATATGGCCCAATTATTACTGGACATGCCCATCCGCATGTCACGAAGGCAATTACTGAAGCAGCGGCTAACGGAACGCTTTATGGTACGCCTACCGAGCTTGAAATCCAGCTTGCAGTGATGCTGAAGGAAGCAATCCCTTCGATGGATAAGGTCCGCTTCGTCAATTCCGGTACAGAAGCCGTTATGACGACAATTCGCGTAGCCCGCGCCTATACCGGTCGAAACAAGATTATCAAGTTCGCCGGCTGCTATCATGGCCATTCCGACCTTGTGCTCGTTGCTGCAGGCTCTGGTCCATCCACGCTTGGTATTCCAGACAGCGCTGGTATCCCGACAAGCATCGCCCATGAAGTCATCACCGTTCCATTCAACGATACGACCGGATTACAGGAAGCACTGGAGAAATGGGGCGACGACGTAGCGGCTGTCATGATCGAGCCCATCGTCGGCAACTTCGGGATGGTCATGCCGAAGCCTGGCTTCCTAGAGGATGTATGCCGGCTGACACATGAGTACGGCGCGCTCGTTATATACGATGAGGTCATCACGGCCTTCCGTTTCCATTACGGCTCCGCCCAGACTTATGCGGGACTAGATAACCACGATGCCATCAAGCCGGATCTGACCGCACTAGGCAAGATTATCGGCGGTGGCCTGCCTATCGGAGCTTATGGCGGCAGCAAAGAGATCATGGAGAAGGTCGCTCCGCTCGGCCCGGCTTATCAAGCCGGAACGATGGCTGGCAACCCGGCTTCCATCTCCGCAGGTATCGCTTGTCTCGAAGTACTGCAGGATCCTAAAGTATATGAGGAAATGAACCGCCTCACTGTGAAATTGACTGATGGCCTGGCTGAGTCCGCCAAACGGCATGGAGTGCCATTGACCATCAACCGTATTCGCGGCTCCTTCTCAACGCATTTCTGTGACCATCCGGTAACGAACTATGACGAGGCCCAAGATACGGATGGTGAAGCATTTGCCGCCTTCTTCCGTGCTATGCTGAATCGCGGTGTTAATCTGGCTCCATCCAAATTTGAAGCCTGGTTCCTGACGACGGCTCATACCGAAGCAGACATCGACTTCACACTTGAGGCTGCTGAGGCTTCCTTCAAGGAAATCTCCGGCAAATAA